In Campylobacter suis, the following proteins share a genomic window:
- the rpmB gene encoding 50S ribosomal protein L28, translating into MSRRCDITGKGVMVGNNVSHANNKTKRRFLPNLRTIRVTLEDGSTMRVKVVASTLRTMKKQSK; encoded by the coding sequence ATGTCAAGAAGATGTGATATAACAGGCAAAGGCGTTATGGTAGGCAACAATGTAAGCCATGCCAACAACAAAACTAAAAGAAGATTTTTGCCAAATCTTAGAACTATCCGTGTAACATTAGAAGATGGTAGTACAATGAGAGTGAAAGTAGTCGCTTCAACTCTAAGAACAATGAAAAAACAGTCAAAATAA
- a CDS encoding potassium channel family protein, with product MAFLTRLKKFLQWQSTSKPEINLNTELYEQLRPFRLPLISVVLMMLFGTLGYIFTSNFTLMDAVYQAGMTFTTVGFTEVSEITTAGRIFTIVFILLGFLTFTFSIGILVEVLKKGALISVLKERHMLYKIARLKNHFVICYHNLYTIELSQQFRENHIPFVVIDDRDDIAELAEKHRYPYFIKAEPHTQTAFLKAHLSSAKGLITLSSNIADNIALIASVRLYEKELKRDKYKPYFVMSNSDNESDTERLKKLGANSVVSPSKLVAQRLSAISVRPDMENLLEQFLYKKDSPIDIEEILVPEYSWVRFKRLKETRLREITNADVVGISDANGKFTAMPNGETLIGTGTRLLVIGTAAGIRLTKRVIKSKYKPDEAKYV from the coding sequence ATGGCTTTTTTAACAAGGCTAAAAAAATTCCTCCAATGGCAAAGCACAAGCAAGCCAGAAATAAATCTCAACACAGAACTCTACGAACAGCTAAGACCATTTAGATTACCGCTTATTTCAGTTGTTTTAATGATGCTCTTTGGCACATTAGGCTACATCTTTACAAGCAACTTTACGCTTATGGATGCCGTCTATCAAGCCGGGATGACATTTACAACCGTCGGTTTTACCGAAGTTTCAGAGATAACGACGGCTGGTAGAATTTTTACTATCGTATTTATCTTACTAGGATTTTTAACATTTACCTTCTCTATAGGTATCTTGGTAGAAGTCTTAAAAAAGGGCGCACTTATTAGCGTCTTAAAGGAAAGACACATGCTTTATAAGATTGCAAGATTAAAAAACCACTTCGTTATTTGTTATCACAATCTCTATACGATCGAGCTTAGTCAGCAATTTCGTGAAAATCACATACCCTTTGTAGTTATTGACGACAGAGATGATATAGCTGAACTAGCTGAAAAACACCGCTATCCATACTTTATCAAAGCTGAGCCGCATACTCAAACAGCCTTTTTAAAAGCTCATCTTTCAAGTGCAAAAGGGCTAATAACTTTAAGCTCAAATATCGCTGATAATATCGCCCTAATAGCTTCGGTTAGGCTATACGAAAAAGAGCTTAAAAGGGATAAATATAAGCCATATTTTGTGATGTCAAACTCTGACAATGAAAGCGATACTGAGCGACTGAAAAAGCTTGGTGCAAATAGTGTTGTAAGTCCATCAAAGCTTGTTGCGCAACGCCTTAGCGCTATCAGCGTGCGTCCAGATATGGAAAATTTGCTCGAGCAATTTTTATACAAAAAAGACTCGCCTATCGACATAGAGGAAATTTTAGTTCCAGAATACTCTTGGGTAAGGTTTAAGAGGCTAAAAGAGACAAGACTTCGGGAGATAACAAATGCTGATGTCGTAGGCATTTCAGACGCAAATGGCAAATTTACAGCTATGCCAAACGGTGAAACACTCATAGGTACAGGAACAAGACTTTTGGTTATAGGAACAGCCGCTGGCATACGCCTAACAAAAAGAGTTATAAAAAGTAAATACAAACCAGACGAAGCAAAATATGTCTGA
- a CDS encoding RNA degradosome polyphosphate kinase — MAQRLFINRELSWLRFNSRVLAQCEKNLPLLERLKFLAIYSTNLDEFYMIRIAGLKQLFAAGITASGSDELSPLEQLREIRRYLHEEQLKVEQIYKQTKTELEHSGLFIKDYNEVTDTLKSKCDEYFFSNVLPVIVPIAVDATHPFPHLNNLSFSLAVKLADNTHPEILKYGMIRISRALPRFFQASENVYVPIHTIVERHAEEIFPGYKLLSSCAFRITRNADIVIEEEEADDFMMMLEQGLKLRRKGAFVRMQIAQNADEDILEFLNSHMKIFHKDIYFSNIPLTLNALWQIASNKDFSHLNLPPYVPKTLPPFGENISMFDAIDKEDALLLHPYESFDPVVKFIKEASKDPKVISIRMTLYRVDKNSPIIQSLIDAASDGKQVTVMVELKARFDEENNLHWAKALEEAGAHVIYGITGFKVHAKVSQVIRQAGDKLRFYMHIGTGNYNSSSAKIYTDASLFTSSEEFANDTTTFFHILSGYNKNRRLQTMSMSPLQIKERIIEKIRTEASKGKDGRIIAKMNALVDSDLITELSIASNAGVQIDLLVRGICCLRPGVTGKSENIKVRSIVGKYLEHSRIFYFKHAEPKIYISSADWMPRNLERRLELMSPILDKRLQERLLEFLELQLSDNELAFELNESGEYIKVKSDGKSINNHEILENYMGKIYKSLKKDTDKAKVDLVATNFLKES, encoded by the coding sequence ATGGCTCAACGCCTATTTATAAACAGGGAACTTAGCTGGCTTCGCTTTAACAGCAGAGTTTTGGCTCAATGTGAGAAAAATTTACCCCTTTTAGAAAGGCTAAAATTCCTAGCGATCTACTCGACAAACCTTGATGAGTTTTATATGATTCGTATTGCTGGGTTAAAACAGCTTTTTGCCGCTGGTATCACTGCAAGTGGTAGCGATGAGCTAAGCCCACTAGAGCAACTTAGAGAAATTCGGCGCTACTTGCATGAAGAGCAGCTAAAGGTCGAGCAAATTTATAAACAAACAAAGACCGAACTTGAACATTCTGGACTTTTTATAAAAGATTATAACGAAGTTACAGATACGCTAAAATCAAAATGCGATGAGTATTTTTTCTCAAATGTCTTACCAGTCATTGTCCCCATAGCAGTTGATGCCACCCATCCGTTTCCGCACCTAAACAACCTGAGCTTTTCACTTGCGGTAAAATTAGCCGATAATACACATCCAGAAATTTTAAAATATGGAATGATACGAATTTCGCGTGCCTTGCCTCGGTTTTTTCAAGCTAGTGAAAATGTCTATGTTCCAATTCACACGATAGTAGAGCGTCATGCGGAAGAAATTTTCCCAGGCTACAAATTACTAAGCTCGTGTGCTTTTAGGATAACAAGAAATGCTGACATCGTCATCGAAGAAGAGGAAGCAGATGATTTTATGATGATGCTAGAACAGGGCTTAAAACTACGAAGAAAAGGGGCTTTTGTGCGTATGCAAATCGCTCAAAATGCAGATGAGGATATACTTGAGTTTTTAAACTCACACATGAAAATTTTCCATAAAGATATCTACTTTTCAAATATCCCACTAACCCTAAACGCCCTTTGGCAAATAGCCTCAAACAAGGATTTTAGCCATCTTAACCTACCTCCTTATGTACCAAAAACTCTTCCGCCATTTGGCGAAAATATCAGTATGTTTGATGCGATAGACAAAGAAGACGCCCTGCTTTTACACCCATATGAAAGCTTTGATCCTGTGGTAAAATTTATCAAAGAAGCCAGCAAAGATCCAAAGGTCATCTCTATACGCATGACACTTTATAGGGTTGATAAAAACTCACCCATCATACAAAGCCTAATAGATGCAGCAAGTGATGGCAAACAAGTAACAGTAATGGTTGAGCTTAAAGCACGCTTTGATGAAGAGAACAACTTGCACTGGGCAAAGGCACTTGAGGAAGCTGGAGCGCATGTGATTTATGGCATAACTGGCTTTAAAGTGCACGCAAAAGTAAGCCAAGTTATACGCCAAGCTGGAGACAAACTAAGGTTTTATATGCACATTGGCACTGGCAACTACAACAGTAGTTCGGCAAAAATTTATACCGATGCTAGCTTGTTTACAAGCAGTGAGGAATTTGCTAACGATACGACAACTTTTTTTCATATCCTCTCAGGATACAACAAAAACCGTCGCCTACAAACTATGAGCATGTCTCCGCTTCAAATAAAAGAGCGTATCATAGAAAAAATTCGCACCGAAGCCTCAAAAGGCAAAGATGGTAGGATAATCGCAAAAATGAACGCTTTAGTAGATTCAGACCTTATAACAGAGCTAAGCATAGCTTCAAATGCTGGTGTTCAGATAGATCTTCTTGTGCGTGGGATTTGCTGCCTTAGACCTGGCGTAACTGGAAAAAGCGAAAATATCAAAGTCCGCTCGATAGTAGGCAAATACTTAGAACACTCTCGTATATTTTATTTCAAACATGCAGAGCCAAAAATTTATATATCAAGCGCCGACTGGATGCCAAGAAACCTGGAGCGCCGACTAGAACTTATGAGTCCCATACTTGATAAACGCTTACAAGAACGGCTTTTAGAGTTTTTGGAGCTTCAGTTAAGTGATAACGAGCTTGCCTTTGAACTAAATGAAAGTGGTGAATATATAAAGGTAAAAAGTGATGGAAAAAGTATAAATAACCATGAAATTTTAGAAAACTATATGGGAAAAATTTACAAATCACTCAAAAAAGATACCGACAAAGCCAAAGTCGATCTAGTTGCTACAAATTTCTTAAAAGAGAGTTAA
- a CDS encoding metal-sulfur cluster assembly factor — MRDKIYAELSTIVDPEVGFDIVSLGLIYDVEVSGDKGKVTMTLSTRACPLHELILSWVNDAVLRVDGINECDIDLVWEPEWNIMMANEAVRKALGA; from the coding sequence ATGAGAGATAAAATCTACGCAGAACTAAGTACGATAGTTGATCCTGAGGTTGGCTTTGATATAGTGTCTTTGGGGCTTATATATGATGTTGAAGTGAGTGGCGATAAAGGTAAGGTGACGATGACACTTTCTACTCGTGCTTGTCCACTTCATGAGCTTATCCTTAGCTGGGTAAATGACGCTGTGCTTAGAGTTGATGGTATAAATGAGTGTGATATAGATCTTGTTTGGGAGCCAGAATGGAACATCATGATGGCGAACGAGGCTGTTAGAAAAGCACTTGGAGCGTGA
- a CDS encoding peptidase M50, whose product MLLNTFAPPFRLVGGYFIAGVLFLLLSIFAFFKADFDTLTAFNTAGFIHIFLVGFVMSIIIGALYQLTSVILESPFFSIKGAFINLFIFCAGTILLSFGMIGAKIGLLHAGGALLFISLCFFGVTYFLSFFISKKRSFAQVALLISSVYLLVGIMLGFLLVMVFAGAVSLNFEILLRLHVYFVLGFVFFIIVGVASVLLPMFALSHNVSFLASKISLCLFVLAGVLLCFEFEISLLLIALSFFAFIFQAGLIIKKRVRKAWDYWNLNVVLSLVSLVVACVFVYFGRTNFAVWLLIYGFLYPFIVGHLYKIAPFLIWYHYVSPFVGKAKVPLLDNMILKKPAYAALCFNILALIAYAFSANLAVLFLTISIFLVAFNMLNFFKYTKFGAENER is encoded by the coding sequence ATGCTTTTAAATACATTTGCGCCACCATTTAGATTGGTCGGTGGTTATTTTATAGCTGGAGTTTTGTTTTTGCTTTTAAGCATTTTTGCTTTTTTTAAAGCAGACTTTGACACGCTCACAGCTTTTAATACGGCTGGTTTTATACATATTTTTTTAGTTGGCTTTGTGATGAGTATTATTATCGGAGCACTATATCAGCTTACTTCCGTAATTTTAGAAAGCCCGTTTTTTAGCATCAAGGGCGCATTTATAAATTTATTTATTTTTTGCGCTGGTACTATACTTTTAAGTTTTGGTATGATAGGTGCCAAAATAGGGCTTTTGCATGCTGGTGGAGCACTGCTTTTTATCTCACTTTGTTTTTTTGGCGTGACATACTTTTTGAGCTTTTTTATAAGCAAAAAACGCTCATTTGCGCAAGTTGCGCTACTTATATCTAGTGTTTATTTACTTGTTGGCATTATGCTTGGTTTTTTGCTTGTAATGGTTTTTGCGGGAGCGGTGAGTTTAAATTTTGAAATTTTACTAAGACTGCATGTTTATTTTGTATTAGGCTTTGTGTTTTTTATTATCGTTGGCGTGGCTAGCGTTTTGCTACCTATGTTTGCACTCTCTCATAATGTGAGTTTTTTGGCTAGTAAAATTTCGCTTTGTCTTTTTGTGTTGGCTGGAGTTTTACTTTGTTTTGAGTTTGAGATTTCACTTTTGCTTATTGCCTTAAGTTTTTTTGCTTTTATCTTTCAGGCAGGACTTATAATCAAAAAGCGTGTGCGAAAGGCGTGGGATTATTGGAATTTAAATGTTGTTTTATCGCTAGTTTCGTTAGTGGTAGCCTGTGTTTTTGTCTATTTTGGTAGAACAAATTTTGCTGTTTGGCTTTTGATATATGGATTTTTATATCCTTTTATAGTAGGACATCTTTACAAGATAGCGCCATTTCTTATCTGGTATCACTATGTTTCGCCTTTTGTAGGTAAGGCAAAGGTGCCTTTGTTAGATAATATGATACTTAAAAAGCCAGCTTATGCAGCACTTTGTTTTAACATTTTAGCACTTATCGCTTATGCTTTTAGTGCAAATTTGGCGGTTTTATTTTTAACTATAAGTATTTTTTTGGTGGCATTTAATATGTTAAATTTCTTTAAATATACAAAATTTGGAGCAGAAAATGAGAGATAA
- a CDS encoding GGDEF domain-containing protein, with protein sequence MSIAQQVVFAWGKEFETNINQVDSEHRYLVEIINTLGNKLALQSTNLQDLAPIFADLLEYTKYHFKNEETIMKESGVDIRHAKEHLSAHKIFIKEVSQKYQNLNPENIKQEAKELLDFLVQWLTFHILGIDKNMSAQIRLIKSGYTSEKAYEEVSGVNHEQLDTLVKSFNGIFGVLMKYNEELLALKASLEEKVEQRTKELEEANKKLKHIAMTDLLTGLSNRRHMSDVLSECWDKFVSDDTPFSIIMLDLDNFKTINDNFGHDAGDKVLREFSETLKFGVRTDDVVCRNGGDEFLIICPKTDINGAKKLADKLYKKIIKLHVECESGCWLGSSSIGVASAKADMKNKEELLKEADKAVYMAKNNGKNQVFSAS encoded by the coding sequence GTGTCTATAGCGCAACAAGTAGTATTTGCATGGGGAAAAGAATTTGAAACAAATATAAATCAAGTCGATTCCGAGCATCGTTATTTGGTAGAGATTATCAATACTCTTGGCAATAAACTGGCTTTACAAAGCACGAATTTACAAGATCTTGCGCCTATTTTTGCTGACTTACTTGAATACACTAAATATCATTTTAAAAATGAAGAAACGATAATGAAAGAGAGCGGTGTTGATATTAGGCACGCAAAAGAGCATCTTAGTGCGCATAAAATTTTTATCAAAGAAGTATCACAAAAGTATCAAAATTTAAACCCAGAAAATATTAAACAAGAGGCAAAGGAGTTGCTTGACTTTTTGGTGCAGTGGCTGACATTTCATATACTTGGTATCGATAAAAATATGTCCGCTCAAATTCGTCTTATAAAATCAGGATATACATCAGAAAAAGCATACGAGGAGGTAAGCGGAGTAAATCACGAGCAGCTAGACACCCTTGTAAAGTCATTTAATGGAATTTTTGGCGTTTTAATGAAATACAATGAAGAGCTTTTAGCCCTTAAAGCCTCGCTTGAGGAAAAGGTTGAGCAACGCACAAAAGAGCTTGAAGAGGCAAATAAAAAGCTAAAACATATCGCCATGACAGATCTTTTAACAGGTCTTTCAAACAGAAGGCACATGAGCGATGTATTAAGCGAATGCTGGGATAAATTTGTAAGTGATGATACGCCATTTTCGATTATCATGCTTGATCTTGATAATTTTAAAACGATAAATGACAACTTCGGTCATGATGCTGGAGATAAAGTTTTAAGAGAATTTTCAGAAACACTAAAATTTGGAGTCAGAACCGATGATGTTGTATGTAGAAATGGCGGAGATGAGTTTTTGATAATATGCCCAAAGACAGATATAAACGGTGCGAAAAAACTAGCTGATAAGCTATACAAAAAGATAATAAAACTTCATGTTGAGTGCGAAAGTGGATGTTGGCTAGGTTCATCAAGTATCGGAGTGGCTAGCGCAAAAGCTGATATGAAAAATAAAGAAGAGCTACTAAAAGAGGCAGATAAAGCCGTATATATGGCTAAAAATAACGGCAAAAACCAAGTTTTTAGCGCAAGCTAG
- the tilS gene encoding tRNA lysidine(34) synthetase TilS produces MIKLPQECLKILKGSKNLLAFSHGTDSTALFYLLCGHGVEFDLAMVDYNLRTQSKDEVASARALAREFGKEIYTHSVFLEGGNFESRARQVRYEFFAKICAEHGYKNVILAHQLDDKFEWFLMQLGRGAGLNELLGMNECEQREQFCLVRPLLKVSKAEILKYLQDSQIKHFLDASNSDEKYARNFIRANFSEAFLAKFGAGVAKSFELLDADKRRLEPKVAHLGDMVYTVQNDQNAMRGVDRVAKMLGVLLSGAQRAECERCISAKTDCVLTGRVAVGYGDDKLVITPFLKVKMDKTFKEQCRKGKIPPINRGYLYKKGDLHQLLFL; encoded by the coding sequence TTGATAAAACTGCCACAAGAGTGCTTAAAAATTTTAAAAGGTAGTAAAAATTTGCTTGCATTTTCGCACGGCACGGATAGCACGGCTTTGTTTTATCTGCTGTGCGGACACGGGGTGGAGTTTGATCTGGCTATGGTTGATTATAACCTGCGCACACAAAGCAAGGATGAGGTCGCTTCGGCTAGGGCGCTAGCTAGGGAGTTTGGCAAGGAGATTTATACACACTCTGTGTTTTTAGAGGGTGGAAATTTTGAGAGCAGGGCAAGGCAGGTAAGGTATGAGTTTTTTGCTAAAATTTGTGCCGAGCATGGCTATAAAAATGTCATTTTAGCTCATCAGCTTGATGATAAATTTGAGTGGTTTTTAATGCAACTTGGGCGCGGTGCTGGGCTAAATGAGCTTCTTGGGATGAATGAGTGTGAGCAAAGAGAGCAGTTTTGCCTAGTTAGACCCTTGCTTAAGGTGAGTAAGGCTGAAATTTTAAAGTATTTGCAAGACTCGCAGATAAAGCACTTTTTAGACGCTAGCAACAGCGATGAAAAGTATGCGAGAAATTTTATACGTGCAAATTTTAGCGAGGCGTTTTTAGCAAAATTTGGCGCTGGAGTGGCAAAGAGCTTTGAGCTTTTAGACGCGGATAAAAGGCGCTTGGAGCCAAAAGTAGCGCACCTTGGGGATATGGTTTATACCGTGCAAAATGATCAAAATGCTATGCGCGGTGTGGATAGGGTGGCAAAGATGCTTGGTGTTTTGCTAAGCGGGGCTCAAAGGGCTGAGTGTGAGCGGTGTATATCGGCAAAGACTGACTGTGTTTTGACTGGGCGTGTGGCTGTGGGGTATGGTGATGATAAGCTTGTCATAACGCCGTTTTTAAAGGTAAAAATGGATAAGACCTTTAAAGAGCAGTGCCGAAAGGGCAAAATTCCACCGATAAACCGAGGCTATTTATATAAAAAAGGTGACTTGCACCAGCTTCTGTTTTTATAA
- the rimO gene encoding 30S ribosomal protein S12 methylthiotransferase RimO, with amino-acid sequence MGKLHLVSLGCNKNLVDSEIMLGRLSNYELTDKISDADVIIVNTCGFIASAKEESVRTILEMAEGKKEGSTLVVTGCLMQRYREELMRELPEVDLFTGVGDYDKIDEILLKKQNLFSPDVYLQSSEERVITGSNYHAYIKISEGCNQKCSFCAIPTFKGRLKSRSLENIVAEVKSLVAKGYYDFSFLSQDSSSWMRDNGVSDGLISLIDAVEQIDGIKSARILYLYPSTTTTKLIERIIASKVFHNYFDMPIQHINDKMLKIMKRGSGESKLRELLVQMRAAPNSFLRTGIIVGHPGEGEAEFEALCEFLGEFKFDRISAFAYSREEDTDAYEMEQVATKTISQRLNKIEKIIKKSINESFQNCVGKSVIASIEGESSEGEMFFGAKMDIWDKDIDGEILINESEIDDLEMGGRYVCEVSECVDSKLVAKVVKRA; translated from the coding sequence ATAGGTAAACTTCACCTAGTCTCCCTTGGATGCAACAAAAACCTAGTCGATAGCGAGATAATGCTTGGTAGGCTAAGCAACTACGAGCTAACGGATAAAATTTCAGACGCCGATGTCATCATTGTAAACACCTGTGGATTTATCGCTTCAGCAAAAGAGGAGAGTGTGCGCACGATCCTTGAGATGGCAGAGGGCAAGAAAGAGGGCTCGACGCTAGTTGTGACTGGCTGTTTGATGCAGCGCTACCGCGAGGAGCTGATGAGAGAACTTCCCGAGGTTGATCTATTTACCGGTGTGGGCGATTATGACAAGATAGATGAAATTTTACTAAAAAAGCAGAATTTATTTAGCCCTGATGTGTATTTGCAAAGTAGCGAGGAGCGCGTAATAACAGGCTCAAACTACCACGCTTACATCAAAATTTCAGAAGGGTGTAATCAAAAATGCAGCTTTTGCGCGATCCCTACGTTTAAAGGTCGCCTAAAGTCACGTTCGCTTGAAAATATCGTAGCCGAGGTGAAAAGTCTGGTGGCAAAGGGCTATTATGACTTTAGCTTTTTATCGCAGGATAGTAGTTCGTGGATGAGAGATAACGGCGTAAGTGATGGACTTATCTCGCTAATAGACGCGGTTGAGCAGATAGATGGCATAAAGAGCGCGCGCATACTTTATCTATATCCTAGCACGACCACAACAAAGCTGATTGAGCGCATAATCGCCTCAAAAGTATTTCACAACTACTTTGATATGCCAATACAACACATCAATGATAAAATGCTTAAGATAATGAAACGAGGCAGTGGAGAGAGTAAGCTAAGAGAGCTTTTAGTGCAGATGAGAGCGGCGCCAAACTCGTTTTTACGCACAGGTATCATCGTGGGTCACCCAGGCGAGGGCGAGGCTGAGTTTGAGGCGCTTTGCGAGTTTTTAGGTGAGTTTAAATTTGATAGAATTTCAGCCTTTGCATACTCACGCGAAGAAGATACTGACGCGTATGAGATGGAGCAAGTCGCCACTAAAACGATCTCGCAACGCCTAAACAAGATAGAAAAAATCATCAAAAAAAGCATAAATGAAAGCTTTCAAAACTGTGTAGGTAAGAGCGTGATCGCTAGCATAGAGGGCGAAAGTAGCGAAGGTGAGATGTTTTTTGGTGCGAAGATGGATATCTGGGATAAGGATATAGATGGTGAAATTTTGATAAACGAGAGCGAGATAGATGACCTTGAAATGGGCGGGCGATATGTCTGCGAGGTGAGTGAATGCGTCGATAGCAAGCTCGTCGCAAAGGTCGTAAAAAGGGCGTAG
- the panC gene encoding pantoate--beta-alanine ligase produces the protein MKILRTTNELREFVLENACEIGFVPTMGALHDGHLSLIKQSVGENDITLVSTFVNPTQFLPGEDLDKYPKQEASDISICKNAGVDVMFIPAVSEIYSEFEPLILAPKNLAEILEGKTRPGHFDGVLRVLTKLFHLVCPKRVYMGKKDAQQLVIVQNMVKTMFFNTQIVPCEIMRDSDGLALSSRNSYLNEAQKKEALKLSRSLFKADELVRNGELNANEIKSKMSEILSPLEVDYIAIVDRNFAEISEIKLKNTIILVAAKVGKTRLIDNLWI, from the coding sequence ATGAAAATTTTAAGAACAACTAATGAGTTACGCGAATTTGTCTTAGAAAATGCCTGTGAGATAGGATTTGTGCCAACTATGGGTGCACTTCATGATGGGCATTTAAGCTTAATAAAGCAAAGCGTGGGTGAAAATGACATAACGCTTGTTTCTACTTTTGTAAATCCAACACAGTTTTTGCCTGGCGAAGACCTTGATAAATACCCAAAACAAGAGGCTTCTGATATAAGTATCTGTAAAAATGCTGGCGTAGATGTGATGTTTATCCCAGCTGTAAGTGAAATTTATAGTGAATTTGAGCCACTTATCTTAGCTCCTAAAAATTTAGCTGAAATTTTAGAAGGCAAAACTAGGCCAGGTCACTTCGATGGTGTTTTGCGAGTGCTAACAAAACTTTTTCACTTGGTCTGTCCAAAGCGAGTTTATATGGGCAAAAAGGACGCCCAGCAGCTTGTAATCGTGCAAAATATGGTAAAAACGATGTTTTTTAACACTCAGATCGTGCCTTGTGAAATCATGCGAGATAGTGATGGTCTGGCACTTTCAAGTAGAAATTCCTATCTAAATGAGGCACAAAAAAAAGAGGCATTAAAGCTTTCAAGATCGCTTTTTAAGGCAGATGAGCTGGTGAGAAACGGTGAGTTAAATGCAAATGAGATAAAATCAAAAATGAGCGAAATTTTATCGCCGCTTGAGGTTGATTATATAGCTATTGTTGATAGAAATTTTGCTGAAATTTCAGAAATAAAACTAAAAAATACGATAATCTTAGTCGCCGCAAAGGTGGGTAAAACAAGATTAATAGACAATTTATGGATATAA
- a CDS encoding DUF883 family protein: protein MAAQEVNLESIKKDIDALKSDFKDVLKSLKELGSTKAEESKDKILDSLNADELKKYIDEIKLRGKGSVDSVNEAIKDDPIKSVAVAAGMGFLLAWILKK from the coding sequence ATGGCAGCACAAGAGGTAAATTTAGAGAGTATAAAAAAGGATATAGACGCGCTAAAGTCAGACTTTAAAGATGTTTTGAAGTCATTAAAAGAGCTTGGCAGTACAAAAGCTGAAGAGAGCAAGGATAAAATCCTAGACTCACTAAACGCAGATGAGCTTAAAAAGTATATTGATGAGATTAAACTAAGAGGAAAAGGTAGCGTTGATAGCGTAAATGAAGCCATAAAAGATGATCCTATCAAAAGTGTAGCGGTAGCTGCTGGCATGGGCTTTTTACTCGCTTGGATACTTAAAAAATAA
- the prfB gene encoding peptide chain release factor 2 produces MDAYEYTELLKKLTTKAQNIGAIVKPNEIKARLDEISTLEQDVNFWQDVSRATALGKEKTKITNMLEKFNKANSAVIDARDLYELANAENDEETINSLFAEANKLEDAITSLEISMLLSGEDDGKNAIVTIHPGAGGTESNDWASMLYRMYLRFCEREGFKVETLDFQEGEEAGLKDVSFIVKGENAYGYLKAENGIHRLVRVSPFDSAGRRHTSFTSVMVSPEIDDDIEIEIEEKDLKIDTYRASGAGGQHVNKTESAIRITHVPTGIVVQCQNDRSQHKNRATAIKMLKSRLYELELEKQQAASDSVEKSEIGWGHQIRSYVLFPYQQVKDVRSGEAYSQTDAILDGDIKKMIEGVLISLKSER; encoded by the coding sequence TTGGACGCATACGAATACACAGAACTTCTTAAAAAACTAACAACAAAAGCCCAAAATATCGGCGCTATCGTAAAGCCAAATGAGATAAAAGCTCGTTTGGATGAAATTTCAACACTTGAGCAAGATGTAAATTTTTGGCAAGATGTATCTCGCGCAACAGCACTTGGCAAAGAAAAAACAAAGATAACAAATATGCTTGAAAAATTTAACAAAGCAAATAGCGCGGTTATTGACGCAAGAGATCTTTATGAGCTAGCCAATGCCGAAAATGATGAAGAGACTATAAATTCACTTTTTGCCGAAGCAAATAAGCTTGAAGACGCGATAACTAGCCTTGAAATTTCGATGTTGCTTAGCGGCGAAGATGATGGTAAAAATGCTATCGTTACTATCCATCCAGGAGCTGGCGGCACTGAAAGCAATGACTGGGCAAGCATGCTGTATCGCATGTATTTAAGATTTTGTGAAAGAGAAGGCTTTAAGGTCGAAACGCTTGACTTTCAAGAGGGCGAAGAGGCTGGATTAAAAGATGTAAGCTTTATAGTAAAGGGCGAGAATGCCTATGGCTACTTAAAAGCAGAAAATGGGATACACCGCCTTGTTAGAGTTAGTCCATTTGATAGTGCTGGAAGACGGCATACTAGCTTTACAAGCGTCATGGTAAGCCCCGAGATAGATGATGATATAGAGATAGAGATCGAAGAAAAAGACCTTAAAATAGACACCTACCGAGCAAGCGGGGCTGGCGGTCAGCATGTAAATAAAACAGAAAGCGCCATACGCATAACACATGTGCCAACAGGCATAGTCGTGCAGTGCCAAAATGACAGAAGCCAGCACAAAAACCGAGCAACTGCGATAAAAATGCTAAAGTCTCGCCTTTATGAGCTTGAGCTAGAAAAGCAACAAGCAGCTAGCGACAGTGTCGAAAAAAGCGAGATAGGCTGGGGACATCAGATACGCTCTTATGTGCTTTTTCCTTATCAACAAGTTAAAGATGTTAGAAGTGGCGAGGCATATAGCCAAACGGACGCGATACTTGACGGGGATATAAAAAAGATGATAGAAGGCGTCTTAATAAGCCTTAAATCAGAAAGATAG